From Streptomyces sp. TLI_105, the proteins below share one genomic window:
- a CDS encoding methyltransferase, which produces MDRAPQGPPEEDRARRNRDADWNDWPVADYLAENYRRLHPCDIGVIRHHAAVYRRFAPGGLSRTLELGAGPNLYPLMLAGAASRGVDALEPSGASVRYLRGQLAHGVDDSWRPFYDLCRSLDPALPEDCAEALRRVRVVRGTVDDLVPGTYDLASMNFVAESVTEDFGEFTALCDAFVRAVRPGGTLLAAFMERMPSYRIGAGPVWPACPVDETALRAVFAPRTTGLRIVGLAKDRTLPEYGDTGVLLLTAERPAA; this is translated from the coding sequence ATGGACCGGGCCCCGCAGGGTCCCCCGGAGGAGGACCGGGCACGCCGCAACCGGGACGCCGACTGGAACGACTGGCCCGTCGCCGACTACCTCGCCGAGAACTACCGTCGGCTCCACCCCTGCGACATCGGCGTCATCCGCCACCACGCCGCCGTCTACCGGCGCTTCGCCCCCGGCGGCCTGTCCCGCACCCTGGAACTCGGCGCCGGCCCCAACCTCTACCCCCTGATGCTCGCGGGCGCCGCCAGCCGCGGCGTCGACGCCCTCGAACCGAGCGGCGCGAGCGTCCGCTACCTGCGCGGACAGCTCGCCCACGGCGTCGACGACAGCTGGCGGCCCTTCTACGACCTGTGCCGCTCCCTCGACCCCGCCCTCCCGGAGGACTGCGCGGAGGCGCTCCGCCGGGTACGGGTCGTCCGGGGCACCGTCGACGACCTGGTCCCCGGCACCTACGACCTCGCCTCGATGAACTTCGTCGCCGAGAGCGTCACCGAGGACTTCGGCGAGTTCACCGCCCTCTGCGACGCCTTCGTCCGCGCCGTCCGCCCCGGCGGCACGCTCCTCGCCGCCTTCATGGAACGCATGCCGAGCTACCGCATCGGGGCCGGTCCGGTCTGGCCCGCCTGCCCGGTCGACGAGACCGCCCTGCGGGCCGTGTTCGCCCCCCGTACCACCGGGCTGCGGATCGTCGGGCTCGCGAAGGACCGCACCCTGCCCGAGTACGGGGACACCGGCGTCCTGCTGCTCACCGCCGAACGGCCCGCCGCCTGA
- a CDS encoding glycosyltransferase family 4 protein: MRRGERPRVLLLTGGPLNGAEGGALRLAADVLGSLPNVDFVWFAQGPKGHRPAPEHGRPVRVLSRDDVPHAPERMQSALAGTLFARRVDLVHAFLTIGRAFPALSRLRPLLLGGRPVVHTVPGVTDNRFLGPSRPLGTTVALSESMARLLRAADFGDVRVVPPMIALDEWPYLPRPEGFPVVLFTGHHEPHGGAETAIEAAAEAHREGSRFRLVLAMRGRPGQDSEALDEALRERAGAAGLPDVEVRGYVDDMHALLASVQVLLYPPVVLGGSPDIPFTVLQALATGRPSILSDLPQFADFGHAVLRAPAGDGRRTGQQLAWLLDQPRSWDMLAERGRALVEDHFGPERFAARYAALYRELLS; this comes from the coding sequence ATGCGCCGCGGTGAGCGGCCCCGGGTCCTGCTCCTGACCGGCGGTCCGCTGAACGGGGCGGAGGGCGGCGCCCTGCGGCTGGCCGCCGACGTCCTCGGGTCGCTGCCGAACGTGGACTTCGTGTGGTTCGCCCAGGGGCCGAAAGGGCATCGGCCCGCTCCGGAGCACGGACGACCGGTCCGCGTCCTCTCCCGGGACGACGTGCCGCACGCCCCCGAGCGGATGCAGTCCGCGCTCGCCGGGACCCTGTTCGCCCGCCGGGTCGACCTCGTGCACGCCTTCCTGACCATCGGCCGTGCCTTCCCGGCCCTCTCCCGGCTGCGCCCGCTGCTGCTCGGCGGGCGGCCGGTCGTGCACACCGTGCCCGGCGTGACGGACAACCGCTTCCTCGGCCCCTCCCGGCCCCTGGGGACGACGGTCGCCCTCTCCGAGTCGATGGCCCGTCTGCTGCGGGCCGCCGACTTCGGCGACGTCCGTGTCGTCCCGCCGATGATCGCCCTCGACGAATGGCCGTACCTCCCGCGGCCGGAGGGATTCCCCGTGGTCCTGTTCACCGGGCATCACGAGCCGCACGGCGGGGCGGAGACGGCCATCGAGGCGGCGGCGGAGGCCCACCGGGAGGGATCCAGGTTCCGGCTGGTGCTCGCGATGCGGGGGCGCCCGGGGCAGGACAGCGAGGCCCTCGACGAGGCGCTGCGGGAACGGGCCGGGGCGGCCGGACTGCCCGACGTCGAGGTGCGGGGGTACGTCGACGACATGCACGCCCTGCTCGCCTCCGTCCAGGTGCTGCTGTACCCGCCGGTCGTGCTCGGCGGCAGTCCGGACATCCCGTTCACCGTGCTCCAGGCGCTGGCCACGGGCCGGCCCTCGATCCTCAGCGACCTCCCCCAGTTCGCCGACTTCGGCCACGCCGTGCTGCGGGCCCCGGCGGGCGACGGACGCCGCACCGGCCAGCAGCTGGCGTGGCTGCTCGACCAGCCGCGCTCCTGGGACATGCTCGCGGAGCGGGGGCGTGCCCTCGTCGAGGACCACTTCGGCCCGGAGCGCTTCGCCGCCCGGTACGCGGCGCTCTACCGGGAGCTGCTGTCCTGA
- a CDS encoding PIG-L deacetylase family protein, with translation MADDPLTAFVRTVLGSDVPMIVLSPHLDDAVLSCGALLGWAGRRAPVTVATLFTEAAPPPYTLSARRYLRQIRAGDAEELFADRREEDRRVLELLGVDWRHVGLVDGLFRRLPRARPGVGRLAPLLPELAHVYPTYRLHLSRGRVSEHDAETLRVAGETIEALLPARSGGLVLAPLGVGGHADHVLARTAAERSGRRVVYYSDFPYDQTAAADAEFTGRHRLVARAWDRDLDRKAELVRGYRTQADALFPGGRIPRAPEVYLLPATGDTTVSRDPARLRGTRARSAGGVP, from the coding sequence ATGGCAGACGACCCGCTGACCGCCTTCGTCCGGACCGTCCTCGGCTCCGACGTCCCGATGATCGTGCTCTCGCCGCACCTGGACGACGCCGTGCTGTCCTGCGGCGCGCTGCTCGGCTGGGCGGGGCGGCGGGCACCGGTCACGGTCGCCACGCTCTTCACGGAGGCCGCGCCCCCGCCGTACACCCTCTCCGCCCGCCGGTACCTGAGGCAGATCCGGGCCGGTGACGCGGAGGAGCTGTTCGCCGACCGGCGCGAGGAGGACCGGCGGGTCCTGGAGCTGCTCGGCGTGGACTGGCGCCACGTCGGCCTGGTCGACGGGTTGTTCCGGCGACTGCCGCGGGCCCGTCCGGGCGTGGGGCGGCTGGCCCCGCTGCTGCCCGAACTGGCGCACGTGTACCCGACGTACCGGCTGCACCTGTCCCGGGGCCGGGTCTCCGAGCACGACGCCGAGACCCTGCGCGTGGCCGGGGAGACCATCGAGGCGCTGCTGCCCGCCCGCTCCGGCGGCCTGGTGCTCGCGCCGCTCGGCGTGGGCGGGCACGCCGACCACGTCCTGGCCCGCACCGCCGCCGAGCGCAGCGGCCGCCGGGTCGTGTACTACAGCGACTTCCCGTACGACCAGACGGCCGCCGCCGACGCGGAGTTCACCGGGCGACACCGTCTGGTGGCCCGCGCCTGGGATCGGGACCTCGACCGGAAGGCGGAGCTGGTCCGGGGCTACCGGACGCAGGCCGACGCGCTGTTCCCCGGGGGCCGCATCCCTCGCGCCCCCGAGGTGTACCTGCTGCCGGCGACCGGGGACACGACCGTCTCCCGGGATCCCGCCCGGCTGCGCGGCACGAGGGCCCGGTCCGCCGGCGGTGTGCCGTGA
- a CDS encoding glycosyltransferase family 4 protein, with amino-acid sequence MTASRAPLLVAVSGPDTAGTSSLVRRLAALLRERGVTVVVLSCHGCLLCRRLPVPSHVRETEPGRGAWARRATDPERRGPRPRRVHAFLDAAELAARLAAARLRARTRARGGQAVLLTDHGPLDELVRFGFPAGSAGGAGFRRIADGYGLTLLVETGPETLWGFGPKSAADSSAAWWDRCLGWSRRLPGIVWLDGDRAPALVVEAALERILDVMRERERAAAVPEGGTAGERRHVVVSVYDGADAPASRSGGALVAGKVARRLAEDFRVTVVTAGRRGGTEDRDGIRYVRLPVGRAGPRTGRLLFLALLPFAARRIRHDLWLESFTPPFSTSFLPLTTGAPVIGIDQGRHTETPWRRCRVPFLLVERLGLRCYRHIVALNTADGSTIHRLSPRADVQVIPNGVDQRLLDETLLGSGQFILFLGRIDTWVKGLDLLLDAYDRARPPLDLLLAGSGVPAEERRLAALVAAHAPGPEPRIHWVGYAGEERKRQLLRDSAFLVMPSRHETFGLVALEGMSYGKPVLHFDLPALRWMRGSGDVAVPPFDVAAFGARMTELATDAALRRRLGHRAGITAQHYAWDEVTGRYLALAHRLLDSPTAARRPRKRGASWQTTR; translated from the coding sequence ATGACCGCCTCCCGAGCGCCTCTGCTCGTCGCGGTGTCGGGACCCGACACCGCCGGCACCTCCTCGCTGGTGCGCCGGCTCGCGGCACTGCTGCGCGAGCGCGGGGTCACCGTCGTCGTCCTCTCCTGCCACGGCTGCCTCCTGTGCCGCCGGCTCCCGGTTCCGTCCCACGTGAGGGAGACGGAACCGGGCCGGGGCGCGTGGGCGCGGCGCGCCACGGATCCCGAGCGCCGGGGACCCCGGCCGCGCCGTGTCCACGCCTTCCTCGACGCGGCCGAGCTCGCGGCGCGGCTCGCCGCGGCCCGGCTGCGGGCACGGACGCGGGCGCGCGGCGGGCAGGCCGTGCTCCTGACGGACCACGGGCCGCTGGACGAACTGGTGAGGTTCGGCTTCCCCGCCGGCTCCGCCGGCGGGGCCGGCTTCCGCCGGATCGCCGACGGCTACGGTCTCACCCTCCTCGTGGAGACCGGCCCCGAGACCTTGTGGGGCTTCGGCCCGAAGAGCGCCGCGGACTCGTCGGCCGCCTGGTGGGACCGCTGCCTCGGCTGGTCGCGGCGGCTGCCGGGGATCGTGTGGCTCGACGGCGACAGGGCTCCGGCCCTGGTGGTCGAAGCGGCCCTGGAGCGGATCCTCGACGTGATGCGGGAACGGGAACGGGCGGCCGCCGTGCCGGAGGGCGGCACGGCCGGAGAGCGACGGCACGTGGTGGTGTCGGTCTACGACGGCGCGGACGCCCCCGCCTCCCGGAGCGGCGGAGCGCTGGTGGCCGGCAAGGTGGCCCGGCGGCTCGCCGAGGACTTCCGGGTGACCGTCGTGACGGCGGGCCGGCGCGGCGGCACCGAGGACCGGGACGGCATCCGTTACGTCCGGCTCCCGGTGGGCCGGGCGGGCCCTCGCACCGGGCGGCTGCTGTTCCTCGCGCTGCTGCCGTTCGCGGCCCGCCGGATCCGCCACGACCTGTGGCTGGAGAGCTTCACTCCCCCGTTCTCGACGAGCTTCCTGCCCCTGACGACCGGCGCCCCCGTGATCGGCATCGACCAGGGCCGCCACACGGAGACCCCGTGGCGGCGGTGTCGCGTCCCGTTCCTGCTGGTCGAGCGGCTCGGCCTGCGCTGCTACCGGCACATCGTGGCGCTGAACACCGCGGACGGATCGACGATCCACCGGCTCAGTCCCAGGGCCGACGTACAGGTCATCCCCAACGGGGTCGACCAGCGCCTCCTCGACGAGACCCTGCTCGGATCCGGGCAGTTCATCCTCTTCCTGGGCCGGATCGACACCTGGGTCAAGGGCCTCGACCTGCTGCTCGACGCCTACGACCGGGCCCGGCCCCCGCTCGACCTGCTGCTCGCGGGCAGTGGCGTCCCCGCCGAGGAACGCCGCCTCGCCGCGCTCGTCGCCGCGCACGCCCCCGGCCCGGAGCCCCGGATCCACTGGGTGGGGTACGCGGGGGAGGAACGCAAGCGCCAACTGCTGCGCGACAGCGCCTTCCTGGTGATGCCGTCACGGCACGAGACCTTCGGCCTGGTGGCCCTTGAGGGCATGTCGTACGGCAAGCCCGTGCTCCACTTCGACCTGCCCGCGCTGCGCTGGATGCGGGGCAGCGGCGACGTGGCCGTGCCGCCGTTCGACGTGGCGGCGTTCGGCGCGCGGATGACCGAGCTGGCCACGGACGCCGCGCTGCGCCGCCGCCTCGGCCACCGCGCCGGGATCACGGCACAGCATTACGCGTGGGACGAGGTGACGGGCCGCTATCTGGCGCTGGCCCACCGGCTCCTGGACTCCCCCACCGCCGCGCGGCGGCCGAGGAAGAGGGGGGCGTCATGGCAGACGACCCGCTGA
- a CDS encoding glycosyltransferase family 2 protein: protein MSGDSHPLRRSTDRAPRSDTRTVSLVLTVRPGDGRPGAALDRLLDQVPSSVREVVLVGGPAGESAAREGLSVLRLGDWDFSRGDIPHAALLAATGDLVVLMNADGTMSPHEIPHYLHYLESGYDFVKGSRFIAGGDYADYPLSRRLGHRALLRIAHRLYGQHLTDLWYGFCAFRRPFVDLLDLREDGVELGAELVTHALHYGLRVAEVPSLELPRRHERRHGPSHPRTIRDGVRILGALLAERPHNALSRLAHGPFRGSRGSPDGPG from the coding sequence ATGAGCGGTGATTCGCACCCCCTGCGCCGGTCCACCGACCGGGCGCCCCGTTCCGACACCCGGACGGTGAGCCTCGTCCTCACGGTCCGCCCCGGTGACGGGCGCCCGGGAGCGGCGCTCGACCGGCTCCTCGACCAGGTGCCGTCGAGCGTGCGGGAGGTCGTCCTGGTCGGCGGGCCCGCCGGGGAGAGCGCCGCGCGCGAGGGGCTCAGCGTGCTCCGGCTCGGCGACTGGGACTTCAGCCGGGGCGACATCCCGCACGCGGCCCTGCTCGCGGCGACCGGGGACCTGGTCGTCCTGATGAACGCCGACGGCACCATGTCGCCGCACGAGATCCCGCATTACCTGCACTACCTGGAAAGCGGTTACGACTTCGTGAAGGGCTCGCGTTTCATCGCGGGCGGCGACTACGCCGACTATCCGCTGTCGCGGCGTCTCGGACATCGTGCGCTGCTGCGGATCGCCCACCGGCTCTACGGCCAGCACCTCACGGATCTCTGGTACGGATTCTGTGCGTTCCGGCGCCCTTTCGTCGATCTCCTCGACCTGCGCGAGGACGGCGTGGAGCTCGGGGCCGAACTCGTCACGCACGCGCTGCACTACGGGCTGCGCGTCGCCGAGGTGCCGAGCCTGGAACTGCCGCGCCGTCACGAGCGCCGTCACGGTCCGTCGCACCCCCGCACGATCCGCGACGGCGTCCGCATCCTCGGCGCCCTCCTCGCCGAGCGGCCGCACAACGCCCTGTCGCGCCTGGCGCACGGGCCTTTCCGCGGCTCTCGCGGCTCCCCCGACGGCCCGGGTTGA
- a CDS encoding glycoside hydrolase family 15 protein translates to MAGRIEDYALVGDLETAALIGTDGSVDWWCAPRFDSPACLAGLLGDPDHGGWIIAPVGNSRCTRRSYRGDTLVLDTFWETPSGTVRVTDFMPPRSLGLPADGGPRVIRVVEGIEGRVAVRGELRVRFHHGSIVPWTRSTDRHTVVSIAGPDAAHLSCGPGVELDVTRERTSCEFTVTAGRRVAFVLGWSPSHAPPPPAPPADVAAAALTRTLDFWNDWAAALRYEGPAREAVLRSLLTLKALTYAPTGGIVAAATSSLPESIGGSRNWDYRFCWLRDSTFTLSCLLRSGYRREALAWTEWLLRAVAGDPDDLQPLYGVEGQRRLPETNADWLPGYENSQPVRFGNAAVGQFQLDIYGEVLSTVYSAVRAGVVLEPAAWALVASLLEYLGKRWREPDEGIWEVRGPRRHFVHSKVMAWVAADRAVRLARVAGLRGSLAHWQALRAELHAEICARGWSEEQSSFTQYYGSRQVDATALLIPRLGFLPAGDPRVLGTVRAMERLDDHGFLRRYGDVRDGGTHHLDDLGGTEGTFVACTFWYADALAMTGRADEARAVFERLLDVRNDVGLLAEEWDPVACRQLGNTPQALSHVALVNTAFTLYGTRRHDRDRGRLAVA, encoded by the coding sequence ATGGCAGGGCGAATTGAAGACTATGCCCTCGTCGGTGACCTGGAGACCGCCGCGCTCATCGGAACCGACGGGTCCGTCGACTGGTGGTGCGCGCCCCGCTTCGACTCGCCCGCCTGCCTCGCCGGCCTCCTCGGCGATCCGGACCACGGCGGCTGGATCATCGCTCCCGTCGGCAACAGCCGCTGCACGCGCAGGAGTTACCGGGGCGACACGCTGGTCCTCGACACCTTCTGGGAGACCCCCTCCGGCACGGTCCGGGTCACCGACTTCATGCCGCCCCGCTCGCTGGGCCTCCCGGCCGACGGCGGCCCGAGGGTCATCCGCGTCGTCGAGGGGATCGAGGGACGGGTGGCCGTGCGCGGCGAGTTGAGGGTCCGGTTCCACCACGGCAGCATCGTCCCCTGGACCCGCTCCACGGACCGGCACACCGTCGTCTCCATCGCCGGGCCCGACGCCGCCCACCTCTCCTGCGGGCCCGGCGTCGAACTCGACGTCACCCGGGAGCGCACGAGCTGCGAGTTCACCGTCACGGCCGGCCGGCGGGTCGCCTTCGTCCTCGGCTGGAGCCCCTCGCACGCCCCGCCGCCACCCGCCCCGCCCGCCGACGTCGCGGCCGCCGCGCTCACCCGCACCCTCGACTTCTGGAACGACTGGGCGGCCGCACTCCGTTACGAAGGCCCCGCGCGCGAGGCCGTGCTCCGCTCCCTGCTCACCCTCAAGGCCCTCACCTACGCCCCCACCGGCGGCATCGTCGCCGCCGCCACCTCCTCCCTCCCGGAGTCCATCGGCGGCAGCCGCAACTGGGACTACCGCTTCTGCTGGTTGCGGGACTCCACCTTCACCCTCTCCTGTCTGCTCCGCAGCGGCTACCGCAGGGAGGCGCTGGCCTGGACCGAGTGGCTGCTGCGCGCCGTCGCGGGCGATCCCGACGACCTCCAGCCGCTGTACGGGGTCGAGGGCCAGCGACGGCTTCCCGAGACGAACGCCGACTGGCTGCCCGGCTACGAGAACTCACAGCCCGTCAGATTCGGCAACGCGGCCGTCGGCCAGTTCCAGCTCGACATCTACGGCGAGGTGCTCAGCACCGTCTACTCGGCCGTCCGCGCGGGCGTCGTCCTCGAGCCCGCGGCCTGGGCCCTGGTCGCCTCGCTCCTGGAGTACCTCGGCAAGCGCTGGCGGGAGCCCGACGAGGGCATCTGGGAAGTCCGGGGCCCGCGCCGCCACTTCGTCCACTCCAAGGTCATGGCCTGGGTCGCCGCCGACCGGGCCGTCCGCCTTGCCCGCGTCGCCGGACTGCGCGGCTCCCTCGCGCACTGGCAGGCGCTCCGCGCCGAACTGCACGCGGAGATCTGCGCCCGGGGATGGAGCGAGGAACAGAGCTCCTTCACCCAGTACTACGGCAGCCGGCAGGTCGACGCCACCGCCCTGCTGATCCCCCGGCTCGGCTTCCTGCCCGCCGGCGACCCCCGCGTCCTCGGCACCGTCCGGGCGATGGAACGGCTCGACGACCACGGGTTCCTGCGCCGGTACGGCGACGTCCGGGACGGCGGCACGCACCACCTCGACGACCTCGGCGGCACCGAGGGGACCTTCGTCGCCTGCACGTTCTGGTACGCCGACGCGCTCGCCATGACGGGCCGCGCCGACGAGGCCCGGGCCGTCTTCGAGCGGCTCCTCGACGTCCGCAACGACGTCGGCCTCCTCGCCGAGGAATGGGACCCCGTGGCGTGCCGTCAGCTCGGCAACACCCCCCAGGCGCTCAGTCACGTCGCCCTGGTGAACACGGCGTTCACCCTCTACGGCACCCGCCGCCACGACCGCGACCGCGGTCGTCTCGCCGTGGCATGA
- a CDS encoding phosphatase PAP2 family protein translates to MASYDRLRAGGSPRPLETGDTWWYAAVAGEAAGSFSARARTRARRACLGAVLVLTVVYAGLVLTATGRRWGDAAVTGRRADSAAVTVLREHPSLAGLTTLSLVLGCVFLLAVGLIRKRYALTGAAAGAVVTALAITGLLQRYAPRPRVVDAAGALVPSGFPSAQTTLALGVALGLVLVVPHRQRALAVGGATLWAAAVGTYTIASGRHRPGDVIAAALVVLAVTSGLLAVIARKGKVRPTPRRGTALPGLLATVPLALLAVAGLGAGLWLLGDTLTLPATAPYDPAELRLAHRCGQALAAGVVAAAGLLPLLLLRRVDVDGGPAPYRLGGPFVEAAGAPRDGELVGPFTEDGDHEIS, encoded by the coding sequence ATGGCTTCCTACGACAGGCTCCGCGCCGGCGGCTCCCCGAGGCCGCTGGAGACCGGTGACACCTGGTGGTACGCCGCCGTGGCCGGCGAGGCCGCCGGCTCGTTCAGCGCACGGGCCCGCACCCGGGCCCGGCGTGCCTGCCTCGGGGCCGTCCTCGTCCTCACGGTCGTCTACGCGGGACTCGTGCTCACCGCGACCGGCCGCCGCTGGGGAGACGCCGCCGTGACCGGCCGGCGCGCCGACTCCGCGGCCGTCACGGTGCTCCGCGAGCACCCCTCCCTCGCCGGGCTCACCACCCTCTCCCTCGTCCTCGGCTGTGTCTTCCTCCTCGCCGTCGGCCTCATACGCAAGCGGTACGCCCTCACCGGCGCCGCCGCCGGTGCGGTCGTCACCGCCCTCGCCATCACCGGGCTCCTCCAGCGGTACGCGCCCCGGCCCCGGGTCGTCGACGCCGCCGGCGCCCTCGTCCCCAGCGGATTCCCCAGCGCCCAGACCACGCTCGCCCTCGGCGTCGCCCTCGGTCTGGTCCTCGTCGTCCCCCACCGGCAGCGCGCCCTCGCCGTCGGCGGCGCCACGCTCTGGGCCGCCGCCGTCGGCACGTACACCATCGCGTCGGGGCGGCACCGGCCCGGCGACGTCATCGCCGCCGCCCTCGTCGTCCTCGCCGTGACCTCCGGCCTCCTCGCCGTCATCGCCCGCAAGGGCAAGGTCCGCCCCACCCCGCGACGCGGGACCGCCCTGCCCGGCCTCCTCGCCACCGTTCCGCTCGCCCTCCTCGCCGTGGCCGGCCTGGGCGCCGGGCTGTGGCTGCTCGGCGACACCCTCACGCTGCCCGCCACCGCCCCGTACGACCCGGCGGAGCTCCGGCTCGCGCACCGCTGCGGCCAGGCCCTCGCCGCGGGCGTGGTCGCCGCCGCCGGCCTGCTCCCGCTCCTCCTGCTCCGCCGCGTCGACGTGGACGGCGGCCCCGCCCCGTACCGGCTCGGCGGCCCCTTCGTCGAGGCCGCCGGCGCCCCGCGCGACGGAGAGCTCGTGGGGCCCTTTACCGAGGACGGCGATCACGAGATATCTTGA
- a CDS encoding NADP-dependent isocitrate dehydrogenase yields the protein MTDSTIIYTHTDEAPALATYSFLPVIQAYASQAGVTVETRDISLAGRIIAVFPEFLEEGQRIPDALSELGDLAKTPGANIIKLPNVSASIPQLKAAIAELQAQGYALPDYPDDPQTDQDKDVRARYDKIKGSAVNPVLREGNSDRRAPGSVKNYAKTHPHRMGAWTPESKTNVATMSENDFASTEKSVVIAKDDTLRFEFTAADGTVSELREPLKVIAGEVVDAAVMRAAALRTFLSEQVARAKAEGVLFSVHLKATMMKVSDPIVFGHVVRAFFPNTFAKYGEVLVAAGLSPNDGLGTVLGGLDAIPHGLGAEIKASFEAELAEGPALAMVDSDKGITNLHVPSDVIVDASMPAMIRTSGHMWGPDGQEADTLAVLPDHSYSGVYQAVIEDCRAHGAFDPSTMGSVPNVGLMAQKAEEYGSHDKTFEIAQAGTVRLVDSEGNVLLEQEVAEGDIFRACQTKDLPIQDWVKLAVTRARATGAPAVFWLDENRAHDAQLIAKVKQYLPEHDTEGLDIKILSPVEATKFSLERIRRGEDTISVTGNVLRDYLTDLFPILELGTSAKMLSVVPLMAGGGLFETGAGGSAPKHVQQLVKENYLRWDSLGEFFALAASFEHLATTTGNTRAQVLADTLDRATGTFLNEDKSPTRRLGGIDNRGSHFYLALYWAQELAAQTEDAELAKAFAPLAETLSSNEQKIVDELVAVQGSPAEIGGYYQPDPAKAAAVMRPSATFNEAVASLA from the coding sequence GTGACTGACTCGACCATCATCTACACCCACACTGACGAGGCGCCTGCCCTGGCGACGTACTCGTTCCTGCCCGTGATCCAGGCGTATGCCTCGCAGGCCGGCGTCACGGTCGAGACGCGTGACATCTCCCTCGCGGGCCGCATCATCGCCGTCTTCCCCGAGTTCCTGGAGGAGGGCCAGCGCATCCCGGACGCCCTCTCCGAGCTCGGCGACCTGGCCAAGACGCCCGGCGCCAACATCATCAAGCTGCCGAACGTCTCGGCGTCCATCCCGCAGCTCAAGGCCGCGATCGCCGAGCTCCAGGCGCAGGGCTACGCCCTCCCGGACTACCCGGACGACCCGCAGACGGACCAGGACAAGGACGTCCGCGCGCGTTACGACAAGATCAAGGGCTCGGCCGTCAACCCGGTCCTGCGCGAGGGCAACTCCGACCGCCGCGCGCCCGGCTCGGTCAAGAACTACGCCAAGACCCACCCGCACCGCATGGGCGCCTGGACCCCCGAGTCCAAGACGAACGTCGCCACGATGAGCGAGAACGACTTCGCCTCCACGGAGAAGTCCGTCGTCATCGCGAAGGACGACACCCTCCGCTTCGAGTTCACCGCCGCCGACGGCACCGTCAGCGAGCTCCGCGAGCCGCTGAAGGTCATCGCCGGCGAGGTCGTCGACGCCGCCGTCATGCGCGCCGCCGCCCTGCGCACCTTCCTCAGCGAGCAGGTCGCCCGCGCCAAGGCCGAGGGCGTGCTCTTCTCCGTGCACCTCAAGGCCACGATGATGAAGGTCTCCGACCCGATCGTCTTCGGCCACGTCGTGCGCGCCTTCTTCCCGAACACCTTCGCCAAGTACGGCGAGGTGCTCGTCGCCGCGGGCCTGTCCCCGAACGACGGCCTCGGCACCGTCCTGGGCGGCCTGGACGCCATCCCGCACGGCCTCGGCGCCGAGATCAAGGCCTCCTTCGAGGCCGAGCTCGCCGAGGGCCCCGCCCTGGCGATGGTCGACTCCGACAAGGGCATCACCAACCTGCACGTGCCGTCCGACGTCATCGTCGACGCCTCGATGCCGGCCATGATCCGCACCTCCGGCCACATGTGGGGCCCGGACGGCCAGGAGGCCGACACCCTCGCGGTCCTCCCGGACCACAGCTACTCCGGCGTCTACCAGGCCGTCATCGAGGACTGCCGCGCCCACGGCGCCTTCGACCCGTCGACCATGGGCTCCGTCCCGAACGTCGGCCTCATGGCGCAGAAGGCCGAGGAGTACGGCTCCCACGACAAGACCTTCGAGATCGCGCAGGCCGGCACCGTCCGCCTCGTCGACTCCGAGGGCAACGTCCTCCTGGAGCAGGAGGTCGCCGAGGGCGACATCTTCCGCGCCTGCCAGACCAAGGACCTGCCCATCCAGGACTGGGTCAAGCTGGCCGTCACCCGCGCCCGCGCCACCGGCGCCCCGGCCGTCTTCTGGCTGGACGAGAACCGCGCCCACGACGCACAGCTCATCGCCAAGGTGAAGCAGTACCTGCCGGAGCACGACACCGAGGGCCTGGACATCAAGATCCTGTCCCCGGTCGAGGCCACGAAGTTCTCCCTGGAGCGCATCCGCCGCGGCGAGGACACCATCTCGGTCACCGGCAACGTCCTGCGCGACTACCTGACCGACCTCTTCCCGATCCTGGAGCTGGGCACCAGCGCCAAGATGCTGTCGGTCGTCCCGCTGATGGCGGGCGGCGGCCTCTTCGAGACCGGCGCCGGCGGCTCCGCCCCGAAGCACGTCCAGCAGCTCGTCAAGGAGAACTACCTCCGCTGGGACAGCCTCGGCGAGTTCTTCGCCCTGGCCGCCTCCTTCGAGCACCTCGCGACCACCACGGGCAACACCCGCGCCCAGGTCCTCGCCGACACCCTCGACCGCGCCACCGGCACCTTCCTCAACGAGGACAAGTCGCCGACCCGTCGCCTCGGTGGTATCGACAACCGCGGCAGCCACTTCTACCTGGCCCTCTACTGGGCCCAGGAGCTGGCCGCCCAGACCGAGGACGCGGAGCTGGCCAAGGCCTTCGCCCCGCTCGCCGAGACCCTCTCCTCGAACGAGCAGAAGATCGTCGACGAGCTCGTCGCCGTCCAGGGCTCCCCGGCCGAGATCGGCGGCTACTACCAGCCCGACCCGGCCAAGGCCGCGGCCGTGATGCGCCCGTCCGCCACCTTCAACGAGGCCGTCGCGTCCCTCGCCTGA